The following proteins are encoded in a genomic region of Streptomyces gobiensis:
- a CDS encoding LLM class F420-dependent oxidoreductase produces MDLRIFTEPQQGASYETLLTVAKATEDLGFDAFFRSDHYLAMGDSDGLPGPTDAWITLAGLARETSRIRLGTLMTAGTFRLPGVLAVQVAQVDAMSGGRVEFGLGSGWFEAEHTAYGIPFPKDKFARLEEQLAIITGLWETELGATFSYDGTYYQLTDCPALPKPAQRKIPVLIGGHGATRTPRIAARYADEFNIPFASIEVSDRQFGRVRAAAVEEGRKPDDLVYSNALVFCVGKDDAEVARRAAAIGREVDELKENGLAGSPAEVVDKIGRYAETGSSRIYLQMLDLSDLDHLELISSQVQPQLS; encoded by the coding sequence ATGGATCTACGAATCTTCACCGAGCCCCAGCAGGGGGCCAGCTACGAGACGCTGCTCACCGTGGCCAAGGCCACCGAGGATCTGGGCTTCGACGCCTTCTTCCGTTCCGACCACTATCTGGCGATGGGCGACTCCGACGGACTTCCCGGGCCGACCGACGCCTGGATCACCCTGGCCGGGCTCGCCCGGGAGACCAGCCGGATCCGGCTGGGCACCCTGATGACCGCGGGAACCTTCCGGCTGCCCGGTGTGCTGGCCGTCCAGGTCGCCCAGGTGGACGCCATGTCCGGCGGACGCGTCGAGTTCGGGCTGGGCTCGGGCTGGTTCGAGGCCGAGCACACCGCCTATGGAATTCCCTTCCCCAAGGACAAGTTCGCCCGGCTGGAAGAGCAACTGGCGATTATCACCGGACTATGGGAAACCGAGCTCGGTGCAACATTCAGCTATGACGGCACCTATTACCAGCTCACGGACTGTCCCGCACTGCCCAAGCCAGCACAGCGGAAAATCCCCGTGCTGATCGGCGGACACGGCGCGACCCGCACCCCGCGGATCGCCGCGCGGTATGCCGATGAATTCAATATCCCATTCGCCTCCATCGAGGTCAGCGACCGGCAGTTCGGCCGGGTCCGGGCCGCCGCTGTGGAAGAGGGCCGCAAGCCAGACGATCTGGTGTACTCCAACGCGCTGGTGTTCTGCGTCGGCAAGGACGACGCTGAGGTGGCCCGGCGGGCGGCCGCCATCGGCCGGGAAGTCGATGAGCTGAAGGAGAACGGGCTCGCCGGATCCCCGGCGGAGGTGGTCGACAAGATCGGCCGCTATGCGGAGACCGGCTCTTCCCGGATCTACTTGCAGATGCTGGATCTCAGCGACCTCGATCACCTGGAGCTGATCTCCTCCCAGGTCCAGCCGCAGCTGTCATGA
- a CDS encoding nucleotide pyrophosphohydrolase, whose product MSDLDVPALQRRLAEFAAARDWGQYHTPKNLAAALSVEAGELVEIFQWLTPEQSARIMADPDQARRVEDEVADVLAYLLQFCEVLGIDALAALDAKIDRNEKRFPAKGGGHPME is encoded by the coding sequence ATGAGTGACCTTGATGTACCGGCCCTTCAGCGGCGGCTGGCCGAGTTCGCGGCCGCCCGCGACTGGGGGCAGTACCACACACCGAAGAACCTCGCCGCCGCGCTGAGCGTGGAGGCCGGGGAGCTGGTGGAGATCTTCCAGTGGCTGACGCCCGAGCAGTCGGCGCGGATCATGGCGGATCCGGATCAGGCACGGCGTGTTGAGGACGAGGTCGCCGATGTCCTGGCGTATCTGCTCCAGTTCTGCGAGGTGCTCGGCATCGATGCGCTCGCAGCGCTGGACGCCAAGATCGACCGCAATGAGAAGCGTTTCCCCGCAAAGGGGGGCGGTCACCCTATGGAGTGA
- a CDS encoding DUF6099 family protein — protein MDAVRLIRATRHALARCEELSDIVAESWQAQALAEAVGCRLALAGPPEVRTEASGLCEAGGRARGTLRHPAGLAVEIRAARLTEIRDPCRALRDLGGLLGESGAALVQVAVVAEEEALYWQCLEAIDAADESGDRVAAILRRLALRS, from the coding sequence ATGGATGCGGTACGGCTCATCAGGGCTACCAGGCACGCCCTCGCGCGGTGCGAGGAGCTGTCCGACATCGTGGCCGAGTCCTGGCAGGCCCAGGCCCTCGCGGAGGCGGTCGGCTGCCGTCTCGCGCTGGCCGGGCCGCCAGAGGTACGCACGGAGGCCAGCGGGCTCTGTGAAGCCGGTGGCCGTGCCCGTGGCACACTGCGTCACCCGGCGGGGTTAGCCGTTGAGATACGGGCTGCGCGGCTGACGGAGATCCGGGACCCGTGCCGGGCACTGCGCGATCTCGGCGGGCTGCTGGGGGAGTCCGGGGCGGCTTTGGTCCAAGTGGCCGTCGTGGCAGAGGAAGAAGCACTGTACTGGCAGTGTCTGGAGGCCATCGACGCCGCCGATGAGTCCGGTGACCGGGTGGCGGCGATTCTGCGGCGGCTCGCTCTCAGGTCGTAG
- the mmuM gene encoding homocysteine S-methyltransferase has protein sequence MSRPPIPLADALREGTLVLDGGLSNQLEAQGCDLADELWSARLLADAPGQLEAAHAAYVRAGARVLITSSYQASFEGFARRGIGQAEASGLFRRSVELARAAGERETWVAASVGPYGAVLADGSEYRGRYGLSVAELERFHRARIEALAEAEPDVLALETVPDIVEAQALLRAVDGCGVPVWLSYTIAEGRTRAGQPLADAFALAAGNDQVIAVGVNCCAAAEVEHAITVAASQTRKPVVVYPNSGERWDPDRAAWRGTPTFDPALLSGWRGAGARLIGGCCRVGPDCIAELAAELEKQ, from the coding sequence ATGAGCCGCCCCCCGATCCCGCTCGCCGACGCGCTCAGAGAGGGCACGCTGGTCCTCGACGGCGGACTGTCCAACCAACTGGAGGCGCAGGGCTGCGATCTGGCCGATGAGCTGTGGTCGGCCAGGCTGCTCGCCGACGCCCCCGGCCAGCTTGAGGCGGCCCACGCAGCGTATGTGCGGGCGGGCGCCCGAGTACTCATCACCAGCAGCTACCAGGCCTCCTTCGAGGGCTTCGCCCGCCGGGGGATCGGGCAGGCGGAGGCGAGCGGACTGTTCCGCAGAAGCGTGGAGCTGGCCAGGGCGGCGGGGGAGCGGGAGACCTGGGTGGCGGCCTCGGTCGGGCCGTATGGCGCGGTGCTCGCGGACGGCAGTGAGTACCGGGGGCGTTATGGGCTGAGCGTGGCCGAGCTGGAGCGGTTCCACCGGGCCCGTATCGAGGCGCTGGCCGAGGCGGAGCCGGATGTGCTCGCGCTGGAGACGGTGCCGGACATCGTGGAGGCGCAGGCGCTGCTGCGCGCGGTGGACGGCTGCGGGGTCCCGGTCTGGCTGAGCTACACCATCGCGGAAGGCCGGACCCGGGCCGGGCAGCCGCTCGCCGACGCCTTCGCGCTGGCGGCGGGCAACGACCAGGTGATCGCGGTCGGGGTGAACTGCTGCGCGGCGGCGGAGGTAGAGCACGCCATTACGGTGGCGGCGAGCCAGACCCGTAAGCCGGTGGTCGTCTACCCCAACAGCGGCGAGCGCTGGGATCCGGACCGGGCGGCCTGGCGGGGCACGCCGACCTTTGACCCGGCCCTGCTCAGCGGCTGGCGGGGGGCCGGGGCGCGGTTGATCGGCGGCTGTTGCCGGGTGGGCCCGGACTGTATCGCGGAGTTGGCCGCCGAGCTGGAAAAGCAGTAG
- a CDS encoding SMI1/KNR4 family protein: protein MVDQAVRPIVEAIAAKAPSGWTHAVMHGLAGRGGTSVTGGYTSRREHWHAGVPNPYEELMSLAEKLCKDRGWEPVSLEIQCRPSGEYRLVAFNDAITRVTGIGSGFQVVLEPDYHLLQPGLHQEPGTAAPTGDSELAVDRFHAYLERRAAILGHSDELPPPATAAAIDEAERRLGRRLPTDLRALYTIADGDGVGYENRYLFQGNAWLSLENLVAEHTVWSAGERPWYGWDLEWDAVVFDATPTNTVRRCGGHPGWLRFATSEDGNFLAVDTAPARNGRPGQIICTGRDYDDGPAYVGDSITSLLGHYLELLDQGAYEKHGGYISLLEPACDPAPQQIIGDSPDEVPPTLQAIHINDATGLVDLAPLTAAPSLRRLHLNRSTTADLTPVRELPVESLRITLDDGNLTPLAGHPHLASLDLTTTVPADLTPLRTVPHLRGLDLSGADVPDPTVLADLTDLRYLSLTGRQWTTLLNDGKVPPTLAAARLADPDATLDDALAWAARLGLNTENALRVTGILKSIGG, encoded by the coding sequence ATGGTGGATCAGGCGGTACGACCGATAGTTGAGGCGATCGCCGCGAAGGCCCCGAGCGGGTGGACGCACGCAGTAATGCACGGCCTGGCAGGGCGGGGCGGTACCTCGGTGACCGGGGGCTACACCTCGCGGAGGGAACACTGGCACGCCGGCGTGCCCAACCCCTACGAGGAACTCATGTCACTGGCGGAGAAACTGTGCAAAGACCGCGGCTGGGAACCCGTCAGCCTCGAGATCCAGTGCCGGCCGTCCGGCGAGTACCGGCTCGTCGCCTTCAACGACGCCATCACCCGGGTGACAGGGATCGGCAGTGGTTTCCAAGTGGTCCTGGAACCCGACTACCACTTGCTCCAGCCCGGCCTGCACCAAGAGCCCGGCACCGCCGCACCGACGGGCGACTCCGAGCTGGCCGTGGACCGCTTCCACGCCTACCTCGAGCGGCGCGCCGCGATCCTGGGACACTCCGACGAACTGCCCCCGCCCGCCACCGCCGCCGCAATCGACGAAGCCGAACGCCGCCTCGGCCGCCGCCTGCCAACCGACCTGCGGGCGCTCTACACGATCGCCGACGGCGACGGCGTTGGCTACGAGAACCGCTACCTGTTCCAGGGCAACGCCTGGCTGTCGCTGGAGAACCTCGTCGCTGAGCACACCGTGTGGAGCGCGGGCGAACGGCCTTGGTACGGCTGGGACCTGGAATGGGACGCCGTCGTCTTCGACGCTACCCCCACCAATACCGTCCGCCGCTGCGGAGGCCACCCCGGCTGGTTGCGCTTCGCCACCAGCGAGGACGGCAACTTCCTAGCCGTCGACACGGCCCCGGCCCGCAACGGCCGCCCCGGCCAGATCATCTGCACCGGCCGCGACTACGACGACGGGCCCGCCTACGTCGGTGACTCGATCACCTCACTCCTCGGCCACTACCTGGAACTGCTTGACCAAGGCGCGTACGAGAAGCACGGCGGCTACATCTCCCTGCTCGAACCCGCCTGTGATCCCGCCCCCCAGCAGATCATCGGCGACAGCCCCGATGAGGTCCCGCCCACCCTCCAGGCAATCCACATCAACGACGCCACCGGCCTTGTCGACCTAGCCCCGCTCACCGCCGCCCCCAGCCTCCGCCGACTGCACCTCAACCGCTCCACCACCGCCGACCTGACGCCGGTGCGCGAACTGCCCGTCGAATCTCTGCGCATCACCCTCGACGACGGCAATCTGACCCCGCTCGCAGGCCACCCCCACCTCGCCTCCCTCGACCTGACCACCACCGTCCCGGCCGACCTCACCCCGCTGCGGACCGTCCCTCACCTGCGCGGCCTCGACCTCTCCGGAGCCGATGTCCCCGACCCGACCGTCCTGGCCGACCTGACGGACCTCCGCTACCTCTCCCTCACCGGACGCCAGTGGACCACCCTGCTGAACGACGGCAAAGTGCCACCCACCCTCGCCGCCGCCCGCCTGGCCGACCCAGACGCCACCCTCGACGACGCCCTCGCCTGGGCGGCCCGCCTCGGCCTCAACACCGAGAACGCCCTCCGCGTCACCGGCATCCTTAAGTCCATTGGCGGGTGA
- a CDS encoding esterase/lipase family protein, with protein MRRRSFSLFLASAVATLTAVIALPPAAGASEVSPPGANDWSCKPTKDRPEPVILVHGTFENMVKNWTVLSPQLADAGYCVFALDYGDNATAPVADSAAELQPFVDRVLKATGARKADIVGHSQGGMMPRYYVKFLGGDKRVDDLIGIVPSNHGTTNPLAFPTGATVCPACADQMADSAFMAELNSGGDTVPGPHYTVITTKYDEVVTPYTSAFLDGPRNRVTNATLQDTCPLNTIEHDQAPNHPEVAQWVLEALERRGPADPGFQPDCVV; from the coding sequence ATGCGCCGAAGATCCTTCTCCCTGTTCCTCGCCTCGGCCGTAGCCACGCTGACCGCCGTCATCGCGCTACCCCCGGCCGCCGGCGCCTCCGAGGTCTCACCGCCAGGCGCGAACGACTGGTCCTGCAAGCCGACGAAGGACCGTCCCGAACCGGTCATCCTCGTCCACGGGACGTTCGAGAACATGGTCAAGAACTGGACCGTGCTGTCCCCGCAGCTGGCCGACGCGGGCTACTGCGTCTTCGCACTCGACTACGGGGACAACGCGACCGCCCCGGTCGCGGACTCGGCGGCCGAGCTCCAGCCCTTCGTCGACCGGGTACTGAAGGCCACCGGTGCCCGCAAGGCCGACATCGTCGGCCACAGCCAGGGCGGCATGATGCCCCGCTACTACGTCAAGTTCCTCGGCGGCGACAAGAGAGTCGATGATCTGATCGGCATCGTCCCCTCCAACCACGGCACGACCAATCCGCTGGCCTTCCCCACCGGGGCCACCGTCTGTCCGGCCTGCGCTGACCAGATGGCGGACTCCGCGTTCATGGCCGAGCTCAACTCCGGTGGCGACACGGTGCCCGGTCCGCACTACACCGTGATCACGACCAAGTACGACGAGGTCGTCACCCCGTACACCAGCGCGTTCCTCGACGGGCCGCGGAACAGGGTCACCAATGCCACCCTGCAGGACACCTGCCCGCTGAACACGATCGAGCACGATCAGGCCCCCAACCACCCCGAGGTCGCCCAGTGGGTACTGGAGGCGCTGGAGCGCCGTGGCCCAGCCGACCCCGGCTTCCAGCCCGACTGCGTGGTGTGA